GCCTCCGCGTACACGAGCGTCCACGCCACCGCGCTGAACAGGGTCAGGAACAGTTCCACCCGCGTCTCCCGCGCTCGCGACTCCTCGGTCGCCGCACCCTAGGCGCCGGCCACCCGATCCCGCCAGGCCCGATCCCGCCAGGGCCACACCCGCCGGGCCCGATCCAGCCCGGCCCCGCACCAGGTCCGGTCGCACCTCTTGCCTGACGGACCGTCAGCTATGACGATGGCCCCCGGTGTCGGCCTCCCGAACAGGTCGAAGTCGAAGGCGAGGTGGGGACGGTCATGGCGCGCGTGTTTCCCGAAGGCCGGCTGGTGTACGGGATGCAACTCCCGATCCAGTCGCAGAGCACCATCTACGCCGAGCCCTGGGAGGCGACGGCCGGCGCCGCCGAACTCGCCGCGGTGGCCCGGGCCGCCGACCGGGCCGGTTTCGGTTACGTGGCCACCTGCGACCACGTGGCCATCCCGCGCGCGATGGCCGGGCCCATGAGCACCGTCTGGTACGACCCGGTGGCCACCCTGTCCTTCCTCGCGGGGATCACCGAACACGTCCGGTTGCTGAGCCACGTCGCGATCGTCGGCCTGCGGCATCCGTTGATCACCGCAAAGCAGTACGCCACGCTCGACCACCTCTGCGGCGGCCGGCTGATCCTCGGGGTCGGCGCGGGGCACGTGCGGGAGGAGTTCGAGGCCCTCGGCGTCGACTTCGAGCGGCGCGGGGCCGTGCTCGACGAGACGCTGGACGCGTTGCGGGTGGCGCTCGGGCCGGAGGAGTACCCGGAGTTCGAGGGCGGGTCGTTCTCGTTCCGGGACCTGGGCCAGTTGCCCCGGCCCACGCAGACCCGCATCCCCTTCTGGGTCGGCGGCTCCTCGCCCGCCGCCGTGCGCCGCGCGGCGGTGCGCGGTGACGGCTGGCTCCCGCAGGGGGATCCGCGCGACCGGCTTCCGGAGCGGATCGCCCGGATCAGGGAGCTGCGCGAGGCGGCGGGGGTCACCCGCCCCATCGAGATCGGTGCCATCACCGAGCCCCTGTACGTGGGCGAGCCCGGCTGGGACACCGGCCGGCGGGCCCTCACCGGAAAGGCCGAGGCGCTCGCGGAGTCCCTGCGGGAGTACCGGGCGCTGGGCGTGGACCAGATCCAGGTCCGGTTCCGCAATCGGGACGTCGCCGAACTGACCGACCAGATCGCCGCCTTCGGGGCCGAGGTGGCCCCCCTCCTCAACGACTAGGGCAGGAGTACCCGCCATGGGCAAGTTGGACGGACGCGTCGTCGTCATCACCGGTGCGGCGCGCGGTCAGGGCGAGCAGGAGGCCCGGCTCTTCGCGGCGGAGGGCGCCAAGGTGCTCCTGGGCGACGTGTTGGACGAGCAGGGCGCCGCGGTCGCCAAGGAGATCGGCGAGGACCGGGCCCGGTACGTACGGATGGACGTGAGCCGCGAGGAGGACTGGGCCGCCGCCGTCGAGGCGGCGAAGGAGGCCTTCGGCCGGATCGACGGGCTGGTCAACAACGCGGGCATCCTGCGCTTCAACGAGCTGACCGCGACCCCGCTGGAGGAGTTCCAGCAGGTGATCCGGGTCAACCAGGTCGGCGCGTTCCTCGGCATCAAGGCCGTCGCGCCCGAGATCGCGGCGGCCGGCGGGGGCACGATCGTCAACACCTCCTCGTACACCGGTCTGACGGGCATGGCGTACGTCGGCGCGTACGCGGCGACCAAGGCCGCGATCCTGGGTCTGACCAGGGTGGCGGCGCTGGAACTGGCGGGAAGGAACATCCGGGTCAACGCCATGTGCCCGGGCGCCGTGGACACGCCGATGGCCAACCCGGCGCTGCTGGACCCGGCGGGGGTGAGCGACGAGGCCAGGGACGCGATGGCCGAGTTGTACAAGCGGGTCGTGCCGATGGGGCGGGTCGGCCGGCCGGACGAGATCGCGCGCCTGGCGCTCTTCCTGACCGGCGAGGACTCCTCGTACATCACCGGGCAGCCGTTCGTCATCGACGGGGGCTGGATGGCCGGCGTGAGCATCCTCTGACCGGCATCTGATGGGGCGTCAGGTATTGACGCTCCCGCCCCGGCGGTGGAACAGTCGGGACATCGAATCTGACGCAACGTCAGAAATCAAAGGACGGTGAACCCCCTTGGAATTCGGGCTCTTCGTGCAGGGATACGTGCCTGAGGCGCGGTCCAAGGTCGACCCCGAGGCGGAGCACAAGGCGCTGATCGAGGAGACCGAGTACGTCATCCAGGCCGACAAGTCCGGCTTCAAGTACGCCTGGGCCTCCGAGCACCACTTCCTGGAGGAGTACTCGCACCTCTCCGCGAACGAGGTGTTCCTCGGCTATCTCGCCCACGCCACCGAGCGCATCCACCTCGGCTCCGGCATCTTCAACCCGCTGGCCCCCGTGAACCACCCGGTCAAGGTCGCGGAGAAGGTCGCCATGCTCGACCACCTCTCCAAGGGGCGCTTCGAGTTCGGCACCGGCCGCGGCGCCGGCAGCCACGAGATCCTCGGCTTCCTCCCGGGCATCGAGGACATGAACGGCACCAAGGAGATCTGGGAGGAGACCATCGCGGAGTTCCCCAAGATGTTCCTCCAGGAGGAGTACGAGGGGTTCAGCGGCAAGCACTGGTCGCTGCCGCCGCGGAAGATCTTCCCCAAGCCGTACGGCAAGGCCCACCCGGCCATGTGGTACGCCGCGGGATCCCCCACCTCGTACGCCATGGCCGCCAAGAAGGGCCTCGGCGTCCTCGGCTTCAGCGTCCAGAAGGTCTCCGACATGGAGTGGGTGCTGGAGCAGTACAAGACGGCCATCCAGGAGGCGAAGGCCATCGGCGCCTTCGTC
This region of Streptomyces sp. NBC_00513 genomic DNA includes:
- a CDS encoding TIGR03619 family F420-dependent LLM class oxidoreductase, yielding MARVFPEGRLVYGMQLPIQSQSTIYAEPWEATAGAAELAAVARAADRAGFGYVATCDHVAIPRAMAGPMSTVWYDPVATLSFLAGITEHVRLLSHVAIVGLRHPLITAKQYATLDHLCGGRLILGVGAGHVREEFEALGVDFERRGAVLDETLDALRVALGPEEYPEFEGGSFSFRDLGQLPRPTQTRIPFWVGGSSPAAVRRAAVRGDGWLPQGDPRDRLPERIARIRELREAAGVTRPIEIGAITEPLYVGEPGWDTGRRALTGKAEALAESLREYRALGVDQIQVRFRNRDVAELTDQIAAFGAEVAPLLND
- a CDS encoding SDR family NAD(P)-dependent oxidoreductase → MGKLDGRVVVITGAARGQGEQEARLFAAEGAKVLLGDVLDEQGAAVAKEIGEDRARYVRMDVSREEDWAAAVEAAKEAFGRIDGLVNNAGILRFNELTATPLEEFQQVIRVNQVGAFLGIKAVAPEIAAAGGGTIVNTSSYTGLTGMAYVGAYAATKAAILGLTRVAALELAGRNIRVNAMCPGAVDTPMANPALLDPAGVSDEARDAMAELYKRVVPMGRVGRPDEIARLALFLTGEDSSYITGQPFVIDGGWMAGVSIL
- a CDS encoding LLM class flavin-dependent oxidoreductase, whose translation is MEFGLFVQGYVPEARSKVDPEAEHKALIEETEYVIQADKSGFKYAWASEHHFLEEYSHLSANEVFLGYLAHATERIHLGSGIFNPLAPVNHPVKVAEKVAMLDHLSKGRFEFGTGRGAGSHEILGFLPGIEDMNGTKEIWEETIAEFPKMFLQEEYEGFSGKHWSLPPRKIFPKPYGKAHPAMWYAAGSPTSYAMAAKKGLGVLGFSVQKVSDMEWVLEQYKTAIQEAKAIGAFVNDNVMVTSTAICAETHDKAVEIAVNANMNRFQSLVFRYHDTFPRPEAIPQWPETLPEYNAEIIELLIAEELLICGDPSEVLRQCKRWEQAGADQLSFGLPTGVSYEDTMTTVKLIGEHVIPKIDTDPVHRTTRFREASGS